The following nucleotide sequence is from Vulpes lagopus strain Blue_001 chromosome 1, ASM1834538v1, whole genome shotgun sequence.
CTTTCTTGGGTATTcacaatgattttatatttatctagctgtgtttcAGGGTCAAGGCAAGCCTAGAGTTCTCCTACTACCTCACCATCTTAGCTCACCCCATTGGTATTTGCTTTTACCTAAGCTCTAagtgttttttattctttgaccACAGTCTAAAATAATGTTGTCAGCAACTTCTCAACAAGTATtataaaatgatgaagaaaaaaaatgtaatgtatatatatgtatactgaaGGAGGAACTATGAATTCTTTTACATCTCCAGGTAGGAAAATCAATATGTTCATAAGAAAGGgtgtttatattatattattattattttgagggGTTGATTTAATCCACATTTATCATTAGTCCAGACAACTGGATGAACCTAACATTGTATATCATCCTTTACATCTAAATATTCATTAAGCAATACATATGTAACTTcttagtttactttttaaaaatttgcagaaTATCTTATCTAAAATGTGGGCTTCACAGAAATGTATGCTTTAGGTCTTTCCCAACATGACATTGAACTgacaaaaatgtacaaaaatgaaaaattctgtaACAGAAATAAGAATGGGAGCACACTGGgtctccctgggtggctcagcagtttagcacctgccttcagcccagggcgtgatcctggagacccgggattgagtcccacatcaggctccctgaatggagcctgcttctccctctgtctgtgtctctgcctctctctctctctatctctctctctctgtctgtcatgaataaataaataaaatcttaaaaacaaaaaagaatgggagCACATCAGTGAACAGGAGATTTTAGTGAATTTCTGGGAGGCATAAAGTAGTTGGTAGTTTAACAAAAGATACATTAGGGCAGTGGAATCTATAGATGAGACATGTACAAAAGAAATCTACAGAAGAAGTCTGAGACTTTGAGAACCCCAAAGACTATTCCATACCTACTCAAACTAAAGTAGGACCAGACAGTGTATACACCAGACCCATATATTCATAGACTGatgttcatcttttcattttaaagaaaaggtcaGTTAGGGTCTTCATGGTTACAGAAAGAATACACAGCAGTTGCTTTTATTACCAATACAGACTTCAGATCATAATGTTATGTGCAATATTGTAATGCAAATGTAGATAATGCAAAAATGCagataatttatagaaaaaatcaGCACAATGGGAAGGTTATACAACAAGAATTAAACTACAGATCTATGCAATAACATGTATTCTCTAGGGAACATAATAACAATTTCTGGACTTTGATATATTTACTCCCTTTCCTTGGCTTAGAGATATCCCTCAGGGAAACAAAAATAGGGCATATGACCTGGTCTAATCTTGTGACCCAAAACTCCAGAAATCGATagcaaaatttgttttaaatactttcacATTTCATATCTTTAAACAAACACCCAATTAAAGAGCTTCTCCCTGATGTTGTCCTATACTCTGTCCCAGGGGCTAATCCTCATGATAAGAAGAATAATTTACTTTGGGTGTATGATGTTCATGAGTTCTTGAAAGAAAGTGAGCCAGCCTGCCATCGACAAGCCAGGCCTAGGAATCACCCAAGATCATTACAACGTGGAAATGAGTGATTTATTCTCATCTCATTTGAGTTATTTTTGCTGTCAGTTTCATTTTAAGTTCATAAACATTTTAGACATACTTATTTAGGACCTCATGGGTTTGAGAGACTTTGCAAAACACTGCAAAGATTGGAAGAGTACTAGGACTTCTAAATTGTAATCTAAAGAAGCTTGTAAGACAAAAATAAGTATTACACAAGGCCATTTGTGGcctaaaagaataaacaaaatatgcaaTACATTAAACAAGTGAGCATCCCTAATCCTCTTTGAGGTAATATAGAAATGCATCAAGGAAGCTGTTACATTTAAGATAGATCTTGAAGAAAGGACCCACTTCAATTATAAGTGAAGGTGAGTGCAGTTGGAAAGTGTTCTCTGTGGAGAAACCTGTGTGAACAAAAATGTGTACATGAGTAAAAAAGGTCAAAAAGGCTTTCAGTAACTCATTTTGCTGATAACACAAAAGCattaagagaattttaaaggGTGAGACCTTAGAGTAATATCAAAGTTTTAGGGGAATGAACCTCAAATAATGCCAAGAAGAACAAAAGTATGTGTgttacacacatacatgcatatttaggtatttatttatattcccacctAAAGTCATTGACACTAGGTTATTTATAACtgcaaaaaaaagtttaatgctAATCAACAcgtgtgcctggatggctcagtaggttggatGCCTGCCTCTTGATATCATCTagggtcttgatctctgggtcatgatttcaggtcctGTGTTGGATTCCACACTAggtgtggagactacttaaataaaagaaagaacaaaaaacagggtcacctgggtggctcagtggttgagagtctgcttttgacttagggtgtgatcctgatcctgggatcaagtcccacattgggctccctgcagggagcctgtttttccctctgcctctctctctctctctctgtgtctctcaagaataaataaataaaatcttttaaaaatacatgaataaaaataaattaattaattaaaaaacacaataacaaaCTAAGCAACACATAGCAAGTATATTATCTGCAGGGGAAATGTACAATCTACTTCATATGTATGTAGATACCTTTATATATCATTCactttatacatataaatatatgaataaatatatgtatatgcatatatagagTTCTAGATATGTATACCATATAATATAATGGTATGACAATCCATGAAAAGTTATTGTAGTGGGATATTGTTTAGTCCTACTATTTAGAGGAAGAATTTGAGTTCTAAGAATTTCTCTTTAATGTTTTTCTCAATGAATCTATGACTTTCTGGTTTCTCAAGCTGTAGATAATTGGGTTTAAGAAAGGAATTATGATGGTGTAAAAGAGAGAGTCTATCATATCTTGATCTTCTGACTGTGCAGCTACGGGACGCACATACATGAAGGCCAGAGCACCATAGTACAAGGAAACAGATAAGAGATGGGCCCCACAGGTGGAGAAGGCTTTCTTTATGCCTTGTAGAGACTTCTTTCTTAATATTGTGAAGAGCACTAGTGTGTAGGAGACAAGAACTATCAGAATGGTGAACATCTGTATTGACccagcaaaaataaatactatcAGATAATTAATAGAAGGGTCAGTACAGGTGATCTTAAGCAGGGGTATAATGTCACAATAAAAGTGATGTACTATGATGGAATCGCAGAAGGTTAGTCTGAATAACAAAGCATTATGAATTATGGCATGGAGAAGTCCACCTAAAAGTGACAAAACTAACAGCCAGATGCATAGTGTATTGGACATAATCACTGGGTAAAGTAATGGTTTGCATATGGCTACATAGCGATCATAAGCCATTGTTGCCAGCAAAAAGCATTCCGTCGTTGCACTGAttgcaaaggagaaaaactgTATCAtacattcagagagagagatcactTTTCTCTTGGCAAAGAAGTTGACCAGCATCTTGGGGGTCACTGTGGATGATACCCAGGCATCTACAAATGCCAGACTGCCAAGGAACAAGTACATGGGGATGTGAAGCTGAGGGTCATTCCAGATGAGAGCAATCAGACCAAGGTTCCCCACAATGGTGAGAAGATAGATAACCAAGAACATCAAAAATAGAGGGATTTTCCACTGTGGTTCATATGTGAGGCCTGTGAGAATCAGCTCTGTCAACAAGGTTGCATTTTCCCTTTCCATGTCCTCACCAGGTGTTGCCTGAGATGAAACAGTAAATGGGAAAAACTCATTGAATTTACAACATGAAAATATTAAGAGGAGTGTTGAAGTAAATTATGCACATCAGAATCCTCTCTCAATTTTGTGTGTTACCTCTGTAATGGGCGGACTCTCTTTTGAGGGCTTAGAAATTAATGCAATtatatcaacttttaaaatatccataatgaaaaaagaataccCATAATGAATAGaactgggaaaaggaaagaaattttatctAAGTGCTAAATCTATGGGATCAGATTGAGTACCAAAGGGAAATTCTTGGTCAAGGACATGGTGGGTAGTGGTGAACAAAAAAGAAGGTTGAAGAGCCTGGGTAATACAGAGTTGAATAACACTTGAGGGATCCTGAACATTATCCATCAGGCAACTGGCTTGTTCCAAAAACATAAGGGAGTGAGACtgggataatttttaaatgaatatatagtaGTATAGAAAATCGGTtgcacaggggtgcctgggtggctcagtgggttaggagTCTGACTggtgattttggctcaagtcatggtctcagtgtgagatcaaaccctgtgtcaAGCTCTGCCCCCAGCAGCAAGTCTGCCTGAGAGTcaatcttcctctccctctgccccccactccgtGTTCTCTATCTCCTCCTctatctctcaagtaaataaacaaatcttttttaataaagaaaggaaataggcaGTAAGGAAGTGAAGTTGTGGTCACAAATACTTGTCAGGAAGAGGTTATTACTGTCTCCTGGTTTTCAAAACAGATTACACACTGGAATTCTCTGAGCAGCTTTTCAGAGTATATAGATTATGAAACTTTCTTTAGAATTAGATTTAGTGGGTCAAGAAAGAAGTCCTATAACCTGCATTTTACACTTGCTTCTCAATTGATTCAAATACATTTGATGTGACTAGTCCATGGGTGAAAAGACTTCTTCTATAGgacagaagaagacaga
It contains:
- the LOC121501424 gene encoding olfactory receptor 5H2-like, whose amino-acid sequence is MERENATLLTELILTGLTYEPQWKIPLFLMFLVIYLLTIVGNLGLIALIWNDPQLHIPMYLFLGSLAFVDAWVSSTVTPKMLVNFFAKRKVISLSECMIQFFSFAISATTECFLLATMAYDRYVAICKPLLYPVIMSNTLCIWLLVLSLLGGLLHAIIHNALLFRLTFCDSIIVHHFYCDIIPLLKITCTDPSINYLIVFIFAGSIQMFTILIVLVSYTLVLFTILRKKSLQGIKKAFSTCGAHLLSVSLYYGALAFMYVRPVAAQSEDQDMIDSLFYTIIIPFLNPIIYSLRNQKVIDSLRKTLKRNS